GCAACAAAAACAACGTGCCGGTGCCGCACATCTTCACGGAGTTCGGCAGTTATACGGTTGGTGAGAGTGGCGCCGTTATTTACAAAGTAATCGATCAGAAACTGCAAAACGACAAGGAGTTGTGGTATATGATCGACGGCTCGTTCATTACACAGTTGCCGGATTCATGGGGCCTGGGCCAGAAGTACATTATGCTGGCGGTAAACAATTGGGATAATCCGTATCAGAAAGTCAATCTGGGCGGCCTAACGTGTGACTCACACGACTTTTACAACACGGAAGCCCACAGCGCCGATTTGTACCTGCCCATCTTTGAACAGGATACGGAGGATCAGTACATCGGCTTTTTCCACACGGGGGCTTACCAGGAGTCGCTGGGCGGCTACGGCGGTATTCAGCACTGCCTGATTCCGGCGCCACAGCACGTGATTGTGGACCGCGACAGCGAAGGCAAGCTTACCACCCGGCTTTTTGCGGCCGAACAGGATAGCGATGTCATGCTGAAAATTCTGGGCTATACCAATCCGACGGCACCTAACACGCGCGAAATTGAAGCAGCTAAAGCGGCTGAACAAGAACAGGAGGAGCAGCAGCCCGTTGAGGAACTGGAAAAACAGGAAAATTAAAATATAGCATAGTTTTTGCCTGTCCACAACCATTCGAATGGTTGTGGACAGAAAACGAAAGAAGAAATGAAAAAGATAAGCATCGTTCTGGGCCTGGTTGCCCTCGTATCGCTCGGTTCTTGCGCACGGCGGTCGTGCCCGGCTTATGACAGCCAATTGCAGCCGAAACATCCCGCTCCGGTGAAGCAGGTAGCTTAATTAAAAAGCTGCATTTACGACCATTTTTGACGCTTCCAGTAGATTGGCCGCCTGTTGATCCCCAACGGGCGGCTTTGGTATTTCGTGCGTGATGTGCACAGTACGGACGCCGACGCGCTGACCGGCCTGCATATCGCGCAGGGCATCGCCGATCAGCCACGACCGGCTAACATCGATATTGTACTTGGCAATCGCTTTCTCCAGCATCAGCGAATCGGGTTTCCGAAGCAGCGACTGGGTATCAAAATCAGGGTGGTACGGGCAGTAATAAATGTCGTCAATCAGATGACCGCACCGCTCCTGCAGATACTCGTGACACCGCATTACATCGTTGCGCGAATAAATACCACGGGCAATTCCGGCCTGGTTGGTAACTACAATTAATAAATAACCGGCGTTCTTCAGCAGTTGTAGACCTTCAACGACTCCTTCCGGAATAATAAAATCTTCAACTCGGTACACGTAGTCGGTCCGGTCTTCGTTCAATACGCCGTCACGATCCAGAAAAATACATTTACTCATTGTGTGGAATACGGTTATTTATCGGTAACGGATTCTC
This Larkinella insperata DNA region includes the following protein-coding sequences:
- a CDS encoding D-glycero-alpha-D-manno-heptose-1,7-bisphosphate 7-phosphatase, producing the protein MSKCIFLDRDGVLNEDRTDYVYRVEDFIIPEGVVEGLQLLKNAGYLLIVVTNQAGIARGIYSRNDVMRCHEYLQERCGHLIDDIYYCPYHPDFDTQSLLRKPDSLMLEKAIAKYNIDVSRSWLIGDALRDMQAGQRVGVRTVHITHEIPKPPVGDQQAANLLEASKMVVNAAF